The following are encoded in a window of Mustelus asterias chromosome 11, sMusAst1.hap1.1, whole genome shotgun sequence genomic DNA:
- the LOC144500329 gene encoding uncharacterized protein LOC144500329 isoform X5, translated as MIHHKRSNNKIPRQEAQLHTESQTSLDQFMAKLCRHHQIQFMSVLSYMRSEVSPTEEPLESSLVEDMAASNPAAVQLQSKNPEGRAGRGSALQPCTSSSQEIQTPNELNSESIEEKRPAHEEVLLVGTEASNVASIEKPTPRSCCSSGNCIKHCTEEAGFSSMSVCTTDCNQMGSVEVLQKETVNREEISDSQLDQSSNECTHISTVARIEEVCSNSQEGNTEAAVPAKAQVESLLAPPEELLNLSKNLTKNQNGSRSASGATTDHKTTKHTPIQGGPRENISATKRMIKDNHVLTKETSAKDCWPVSKPRTTVRNTNGRLRLKPQVPPTKTARKSTRVSMLRARTPMPTMCQYVNEHDNQCDIVYISKPITECRFDAHRSLSSSRKTARKSTRGHLCNEEYWELKTVRTLAKNSTIEASKGNCPSLIPIPPTPVTPKQALILPVSVPAIGVPVVSDIQENSKPLLLKVLPEESQDFRCSESKGELVVKPSQTCRLQETEAPSHNANSPQGESGKPRDQTITYSSKTHSVEIKDTLVSNAQAGNPIPTSAVYQTLVDSSPENAGASESTEPLRLLKECRTTQWSPSKVEQIVKERGDMEGTSSTADCPNNSEPVPTNQNQNQLLSSVDKGSSSPGSIGINTILSQECSNQHSDNTEISNTDKAMMNNIPSSPIAAAGDSGESAEVNEVQVEKSLIEQEGSSSSGQILSVPAGAVPCSVTPKEVLCPQIDSTCQDENSCNVPGGPTLELLKEPLQGADRLRSVNDPGLEKRRLEDLDKNEINHKSEKDVVIGRTSESEKHASHHKEKTLNPSKSEKRKWRKKLELASSDRCLRSQQSRPQTVTCPSDKEQPLVCADGLQVPCLNVKLLRNQGERGYKREVCVNRVALVQFPTDCFNKILLQSIIDPESRVHESLITTSEQEFCKTRKVAVKQASKDLLAKLESFEDEELIDDSSICDSTHYGQNHILEVCVDTKSSEERKVSFSIQKVGSDRDSESSNGPMDEISPANRQRSSSWKADTCKENSRWAKGSLTRRSTNFGSLHQAAKGTASKVPPGDKKVVGGSRTLRFPNLPKTEPEMAVLQEDSKCPSLNQSTGALQENEDSELLGVNDPDAPEVSRPKFLDWCSEDENQELITTLNATYENIHKAWIQMEKEVPVMQKTKSKSDRLKEIWKSKKRARKARGLYDHKISPVQKLFVTNFNLASICKWFMETTETRSLIIVKNVSARNPVETMKTKTFLQKNSMVGLFPSPQAERLKKHLKKFAVASPARNNCKTRALLDHVQRSAATGADGAGQQQQWDLSLDAGEGLAPRDLFLAKVESTSVEGGRSPSNRTAPQPSKHLGLKKPVSAWILRKYSNMRGKLHKLQQGKEQAGRKLLAKHKSVCMNPMVSPKLTSQTQLDSRGALLPTAPPKPEGKGKRKAPKNTSVKGLRKGRVKSSKSEAGPPAPPSKFTPKQLSANRKSRVEGSSVKPPVPKKTAAGGKAHVPEKRYSGLKTIARGKKLPQSRDRAKAKKVKGSSSKERQMKPTKKTAASLAKTKRGGKTDDKKRNKAATPARRKRKGEISSEATHKKKRKLNEKRDPVPNKRKRTDAK; from the coding sequence CAACAACAAGATACCGAGGCAGGAGGCACAACTCCATACAGAATCCCAGACTTCCCTGGACCAGTTTATGGCTAAGCTGTGTAGACATCATCAGATACAGTTTATGAGTGTATTAAGCTACATGCGCAGTGAAGTGAGTCCAACTGAGGAGCCATTAGAATCATCACTAGTTGAGGACATGGCTGCCTCCAACCCAGCCGCTGTCCAACTACAGTCTAAAAACCCTGAAGGCCGAGCTGGGAGAGGATCTGCTTTACAACCATGTACTTCATCAAGCCAAGAGATACAAACGCCAAATGAATTGAACAGCGAAAGCATTGAGGAAAAACGGCCTGCTCATGAGGAGGTACTCTTGGTAGGAACTGAAGCAAGCAATGTTGCCTCCATTGAAAAACCAACACCCAGAAGCTGCTGTAGCAGTGGGAATTGTatcaaacactgcactgaagagGCAGGGTTCTCCTCTATGAGTGTATGTACTACTGACTGTAATCAAATGGGGAGTGTGGAAGTTTTACAAAAAGAAACTGTGAATAGGGAGGAGATCAGTGACTCACAACTGGATCAGTCTTCCAATGAATGTACGCACATCAGTACTGTTGCCAGAATAGAAGAAGTGTGTTCTAACAGTCAGGAGGGCAACACAGAGGCTGCAGTTCCTGCCAAAGCTCAGGTTGAATCACTTCTAGCTCCCCCTGAAGAGCTTTTGAACTTGAGTAAGAATTTGACCAAAAATCAGAATGGTTCACGGAGTGCTTCCGGAGCCACTACAGATCACAAAACAACTAAACACACACCAATTCAAGGAGGGCCTCGAGAAAATATTAGTGCTACCAAAAGAATGATCAAGGATAATCATGTGCTCACAAAGGAAACGAGCGCCAAAGATTGCTGGCCTGTCTCGAAGCCGCGCACCACTGTGCGCAACACCAATGGCCGTCTGAGATTAAAGccccaggttcctcccacaaagaCAGCCAGAAAGAGCACCAGGGTGTCTATGCTGCGGGCTCGGACTCCTATGCCCACCATGTGCCAATATGTGAATGAGCACGACAACCAGTGTGACATTGTTTACATCAGCAAGCCCATCACAGAATGTCGCTTTGATGCTCATAGGTCCTTATCTTCCAGTAGGAAAACTGCAAGGAAAAGCACACGTGGCCATCTCTGTAATGAAGAATATTGGGAGCTAAAAACTGTCCGTACATTGGCCAAGAACTCAACAATAGAAGCAAGCAAGGGAAACTGCCCCTCTTTGATCCCCATACCACCCACCCCAGTGACTCCGAAGCAAGCACTTATCCTGCCAGTTAGTGTGCCGGCCATTGGTGTTCCTGTGGTCTCTGACATTCAGGAGAACTCAAAGCCCCTGCTGTTAAAAGTTTTGCCGGAAGAAAGTCAAGACTTTCGTTGCTCAGAGAGCAAAGGTGAGCTGGTCGTCAAACCAAGTCAGACCTGTCGATTGCAAGAGACTGAGGCGCCTTCCCATAATGCGAACAGCCCACAAGGGGAGTCCGGGAAGCCCAGGGATCAGACCATCACTTACAGCTCCAAAACACACTCTGTGGAAATCAAGGACACACTGGTCTCGAATGCACAAGCGGGCAACCCCATCCCAACAAGTGCCGTTTATCAAACTCTTGTTGACAGCTCACCAGAAAATGCTGGTGCTAGTGAGAGCACTGAGCCATTGAGATTGCTGAAAGAGTGCAGGACGACCCAATGGAGCCCTTCTAAAGTGGAACAAATAGTTAAGGAAAGAGGAGACATGGAGGGAACATCCTCAACAGCAGACTGTCCAAACAATTCGGAGCCCGTTCCAACTAACCAGAACCAAAACCAACTGTTGTCATCTGTGGATAAAGGGAGCAGCAGTCCTGGTAGTATTGGAATTAATACCATTCTCTCTCAGGAATGCAGCAATCAGCACTCTGACAACACTGAAATATCCAACACTGACAAGGCAATGATGAACAACATTCCCAGCAGCCCAATAGCAGCAGCTGGAGATTCAGGTGAATCTGCTGAAGTGAATGAGGTACAGGTAGAAAAATCATTAATTGAGCAAGAAGGGTCCAGCAGCTCAGGGCAGATACTCAGCGTTCCAGCTGGAGCAGTTCCTTGTTCAGTAACTCCAAAGGAAGTTTTATGTCCACAAATAGATTCCACGTGTCAAGACGAGAACAGTTGCAATGTGCCAGGAGGACCCACACTGGAGTTGCTGAAAGAACCTCTTCAAGGAGCTGACAGATTGAGGTCAGTGAATGACCCAGGTTTGGAGAAGAGGAGGTTGGAAGACCTCGATAAAAATGAGATTAACCACAAGAGTGAAAAAGATGTTGTTATTGGGAGAACTTCTGAGTCTGAAAAGCATGCAAGCCACCACAAGGAGAAGACACTTAACCCAAGCAAGTCAGAGAAGAGAAAGTGGCGCAAAAAGCTGGAGCTTGCTTCTTCAGACAGATGTTTGCGGAGTCAGCAGTCTAGGCCACAAACTGTGACCTGTCCCAGTGATAAAGAGCAGCCGCTGGTTTGTGCTGATGGGTTGCAGGTACCCTGTCTCAATGTAAAACTCCTGAGaaatcaaggtgagaggggctacAAAAGGGAGGTGTGTGTCAACAGAGTGGCATTGGTTCAGTTTCCAACAGACTGCTTCAACAAAATTCTTTTGCAAAGCATTATTGACCCGGAGAGCAGAGTACATGAGTCTCTTATTACCACGTCAGAGCAAGAATTTTGCAAAACAAGAAAGGTAGCAGTCAAGCAAGCCTCCAAGGATCTTCTGGCGAAGCTTGAAAGCTTTGAAGATGAAGAGCtgattgatgacagttctatctgTGACAGCACACACTATGGACAAAATCATATTCTTGAGGTCTGTGTGGATACAAAATCCTCTGAAGAGCGGAAAGTTTCCTTCTCCATTCAAAAAGTTGGAAGTGATCGGGATTCTGAGTCTTCCAATGGCCCCATGGATGAAATCTCTCCTGCGAACCGACAGCGGTCAAGCTCATGGAAGGCAGATACCTGTAAAGAGAACTCAAGGTGGGCAAAAGGAAGCCTTACGAGAAGGTCAACCAATTTTGGATCACTGCATCAAGCAGCGAAGGGAACAGCTTCAAAAGTGCCACCAGGAGATAAGAAGGTTGTTGGAGGGTCTCGCACCTTGAGATTCCCAAATCTGCCCAAGACTGAACCAGAAATGGCTGTGCTACAAGAGGACAGCAAATGCCCAAGCCTAAATCAATCCACTGGAGCTCTCCAGGAGAATGAAGATTCAGAATTGTTAGGTGTGAATGACCCCGATGCTCCAGAAGTGAGTCGGCCAAAGTTTTTGGACTGGTGCTCAGAGGATGAAAATCAAGAACTAATCACCACCCTGAATGCCACGTACGAGAACATTCACAAGGCTTGGATTCAGATGGAGAAGGAAGTGCCAGTGATGCAGAAAACCAAATCCAAGTCCGACCGGCTCAAGGAAATCTGGAAAAGCAAGAAGAGGGCACGGAAAGCGCGAGGACTTTATGACCACAAAATATCCCCTGTGCAGAAACTCTTTGTGACCAATTTCAACCTTGCCAGCATCTGTAAGTGGTTCATGGAAACGACCGAGACCAGGTCTCTGATCATTGTCAAAAATGTCAGTGCCCGGAATCCGGTGGAGACCATGAAAACCAAAACCTTCCTCCAGAAGAACTCCATGGTTGGCCTGTTCCCCAGTCCCCAGGCGGAGCGGCTGAAAAAGCACCTGAAAAAGTTTGCTGTGGCCTCCCCTGCTCGGAACAATTGTAAGACCCGGGCCTTGCTGGACCATGTGCAGCGGAGTGCCGCCACAGGAGCAGATGGAGCTGGGCAGCAGCAGCAATGGGACCTCTCGCTAGATGCTGGAGAAGGCCTGGCTCCCAGGGATCTCTTTCTGGCCAAAGTGGAAAGCACCTCTGTTGAGGGAGGCAGGTCACCCAGCAACAGGACAGCACCCCAACCCTCCAAGCATTTGGGGCTGAAGAAGCCGGTTAGCGCTTGGATCCTGCGGAAGTATTCCAACATGAGGGGCAAGCTACACAAATTGCAGCAGGGGAAAGAGCAAGCAGGGAGGAAGCTCCTAGCCAAACACAAAAGCGTCTGCATGAACCCCATGGTCTCACCCAAGCTGACCTCGCAGACCCAGCTGGACTCACGTGGAGCGCTTCTTCCCACTGCCCCTCCGAAACCTGAGGGCAAAGGGAAGAGGAAGGCACCTAAGAACACCTCTGTCAAGGGACTCCGTAAGGGACGAGTAAAGAGCAGCAAGTCCGAGGCAGGGCCTCCTGCACCTCCGTCCAAATTCACCCCCAAGCAGTTGTCAGCAAATCGTAAGTCCCGAGTGGAGGGCAGCTCTGTCAAGCCACCAGTCCCCAAAAAAACTGCTGCCGGCGGTAAGGCCCATGTTCCAGAGAAGAGATATTCTGGCCTGAAAACCATTGCAAGGGGCAAGAAACTGCCCCAGAGCCGAGACAGAGCCAAAGCCAAAAAGGTGAAAGGCAGCAGCAGCAAAGAGCGTCAGATGAAACCCACCAAGAAGACAGCAGCATCTTTGGCCAAGACCAAGCGGGGGGGTAAGACTGATGACAAAAAGAGAAACAAGGCGGCCACCCCAGCCAGACGCAAACGTAAGGGTGAAATCTCCTCTGAAGCCACGCACAAAAAGAAACGGAAACTAAATGAGAAGAGAGACCCAGTTCCCAACAAACGCAAGCGGACTGACGCAAAATGA